The proteins below are encoded in one region of Chelonia mydas isolate rCheMyd1 chromosome 11, rCheMyd1.pri.v2, whole genome shotgun sequence:
- the LOC102931446 gene encoding protein mono-ADP-ribosyltransferase PARP14 isoform X1, translating into MAGEATCPFPLVVEGAWGGSGLPKNLKKKLLCYFQSGKKSGGGECEIQERPGQVLVCFAQEAVRQRVLEKRTHELDLPETGGLKLVVTWPETTGATEEAVFQEELDPKQTLKTAGKAQEQVKLDVQEVLQRKERSAQNSVPHVENIQEHPQTTSSLLVLENIEESVTECMLIMLLETISGLSGDKDFSMEIIPEINAAVVTFLKSIDTVKFLDICAQNNRMKNLKITSRLLELTQSIKAENIPSNVPKDYITIYFESPKNGGGPVLDVKYFCEEKSAIITFCDHKDLNTVLEKQHSLDQTPISVHPYYSSLGTALYGKKRPLIKMPEPIRIPVDPYILQFLQSHDRLIQEINQEMENCQCELKWPQTKCTHPEITLCPSATLSKQRRSMIKLIGTWKEDVSTEFSCVMSKYKAIKCKVNAVVWEAIKNRLAKDGVLTIPDVSKEMVIIAGDMLAVEDVEKELKEHMENAVRETEREKQNTEITVSVPPGKYAILHNAGLEKNIYKEYPCLKISYDAAKKSVGLCGVAAEVYKVKSDILEKVQNMAQKSITIHPQIFQFLQHIDNETLSQSLFVTNQVNAFYQLENDTVLLVGDSPKVLLEAEERMKTELDYKCITLEDREVIKKREWRELTSTLYKTYNAFQETLIMDDLLSLEGDQKVVIAGYSKAVAEAYRKLSVFVDRNTQVQKLIPVQSVAVVQFIEKEKSHICHELRKKDVTINFGTRTSHKSISLSGPKVEVLKGIRLIEQILSSLYSTNVLIDKPGAKAFFRDKERLYVSEAKHQFNCLIRLQEDGEEQREDGNDTTKQLRCKMILQDGVVVAVYKGNLCSHPTDVVVNASNEDLKHIGGLAEALLKAAGPELQTECDRIVRKRGPLQPGRAVITDPGNLPCKQVIHAVGPRWRDHEAEKCVRLLKRAVKESLRLAETYNHHSIAIPAISSGIFGFPLKLCAHSIATSIKETLEDSPGESCLKEIHLVDFTEKTVQVLTDALKEVFTEKSPQHSLLPQSKTGHQPRESRGAQNRKGLQVVTTDEGLSVILEKRDIQDATTDVIVSSVGMDLRLGVGPLSQSLLQKAGPTLQLEFNEESQRQVPTQGSVFQTSGCNLACSFLFHAIVPVWDQGRGAAMTTLKDIVKKCLKKTEELSLQSITFPAIGTGGFRFPKPVVAKLMFDEVFKFSSNHNLKSLQEVHFLLHPRDTDNIQAFTDELESRTNGNLQAVSSSPISSGRVTTPVLGVHEMQLGSITFQVATGDITKENTDVIVNISNSSFNAKSGVFKAVMEAAGPQVELECAMLALQPHSGFITTQGGKLMCGKIIHLVHQKDVKALVSKVLQECELRKYTSVAFPAIGTGQAGRNPAEVAEEMMDAIVEFASTKAVQHVKKIKIVIFQPQMQNVFYASMQKREGDTISPTSESWLSKLTSLLMGKKRPPGKKRGFVLEKKIELATFQICGESQKNMEATESWIKSLILKEQYDNIISDELIDSFGEAEAKKLSELQKSLHITIHVETKETPPFVRVSGITRDVYEASMKIQNMIKRTKDNQEEQSKAKLVSNLVQWKYSINKVHFTDFDPLINMHLEDAKVAKKTQINIKLLRKDYKVDIQNLCATDEQGTVIIIQREPKDEGKQLVAFPKEWCDMKQERVKVVMINTAQQDYQDVQKKFLKTCSTFKIEKIERIQNPYLWQTYQIKKQSLDKKNSNTNNENLLFHGTPSSSLSTINYNGFNRGFAGKNGAVIGNGTYFAVDASYSAQDGYSRPDGSGRKYMYLARVLTGEYCTGKAGLITPPAKNLADPTDLYDSVTDNMVRPSMFVIFNDIQAYPEYLITFRR; encoded by the exons tGAGGCAACGAGTTCTTGAGAAAAGGACCCATGAGCTCGATTTGCCAGAGACAGGAGGATTAAAGCTCGTTGTCACATGGCCTGAAACAACAGGTGCAACCGAAGAGGCCGTGTTTCAGGAAGAGTTGGATCCCAAACAG ACTTTAAAGACAGCAGGCAAAGCCCAGGAGCAAG TCAAACTAGATGTGCAGGAAGTCTTGCAAAGAAAGGAACGTTCGGCGCAGAATAGTGTACCCCATGTGGAGAATATTCAAGAACACCCCCAAACGACTTCATCTCTACTTGTGCTTGAAAATATAGAAGAGTCTGTCACAGAATGCATGTTAATTATGCTGTTAGAGACTATCAGTGGCTTATCAGGAGACAAGGACTTCAGTATGGAAATTATACCTGAAATAAATGCTGCCGTagttacctttttaaaaagtatag ATACCGTGAAATTTTTGGACATATGTGCCCAAAACAACAGAATGaaaaacttaaaaattacttCCAGGCTTCTTGAATTGACACAAAGCATCAAGGCTGAAAACATACCATCTAATGTTCCTAAAGATTATATAACGATCTACTTTGAAAGTCCAAAGAATGGAGGTGGCCCAGTATTAGATGTTAAATATTTCTGTGAGGAGAAGTCAGCTATCATTACTTTTTGTGATCACAAAG atcTGAATACTGTCTTGGAAAAGCAGCATTCCCTTGATCAAACACCAATTTCTGTACATCCGTACTACAGTTCTTTGGGTACAGCTCTTTATGGAAAGAAGAGACCACTAATAAAGATGCCAGAACCAATCAGAATCCCAGTGGATCCTTACATCTTGCAGTTTTTACAGAGCCATGATAGATTAATACAAGAAATAAACCAGGAAATGGAAAATTGCCAATGTGAGCTAAAATGGCCCCAAACCAAATGTACACACCCAGAAATTACATTGTGTCCTTCAGCAACTTTGTCTAAACAGAGAAGGTCAATGATTAAATTGATTGGGACTTGGAAAGAGGATGTTTCCACTGAGTTCTCTTGTGTCATGTCAAAGTACAAGGCTATTAAGTGCAAAGTAAATGCAGTGGTTTGGGAAGCCATAAAAAACAGATTGGCGAAGGACGGTGTTTTGACCATACCTGATGTTTCTAAGGAGATGGTTATCATAGCAGGTGACATGTTGGCTGTGGAGGATGTGGAGAAAGAACTGAAAGAACATATGGAAAACGCTGTgagagaaacagaaagggaaaagcaAAATACAGAAATAACTGTGTCAGTTCCCCCAGGAAAGTATGCAATTTTACACAATGCTGGGCTAGAGAAGAATATTTACAAGGAGTACCCATGCTTGAAGATCTCTTATGATGCTGCAAAGAAGTCAGTTGGCCTATGTGGAGTAGCTGCAGAAGTTTATAAAGTCAAAAGTGACAtactggaaaaggtgcagaacaTGGCACAGAAGTCAATTACTATTCATCCTCAGATTTTCCAGTTCCTACAGCACATCGATAATGAAACTCTGTCACAGAGCTTATTTGTGACAAATCAAGTCAATGCCTTTTATCAGCTTGAGAATGATACTGTACTGCTGGTAGGAGACTCTCCTAAAGTTCTCTTAGAAGCAGAAGAACGAATGAAGACAGAGTTAGACTATAAATGCATTACTCTGGAAGACCGAGAAGTCATCAAAAAGAGAGAATGGAGGGAACTCACTAGCACCTTGTACAAGACATATAATGCATTCCAGGAAACTCTAATAATGGATGACCTGCTCTCTCTGGAAGGAGATCAGAAAGTAGTTATTGCTGGTTATTCTAAAGCTGTAGCAGAAGCTTATCGAAAGCTTTCTGTGTTTGTAGATAGAAACACACAGGTGCAAAAATTAATCCCAGTTCAGTCTGTGGCAGTTGTACAGTTCATAGAGAAGGAAAAATCCCACATTTGTCATGAATTGAGAAAGAAAGATGTGACGATTAATTTTGGCACACGGACTTCACATAAAAGTATTTCCCTGAGTGGACCAAAGGTAGAAGTATTGAAGGGCATCCGCCTGATTGAACAAATTCTGTCTTCGCTATATTCTACAAATGTGTTAATTGATAAACCGGGAGCCAAAgcatttttcagagacaaagaacGCTTGTATGTTAGTGAGGCAAAGCATCAATTTAACTGTCTGATCAGGCTGCAAGAAGATGGAGAAGAACAAAGAGAGGATGGTAATGATACGACAAAACAGCTCCGCTGTAAAATGATCCTGCAAGATGGAGTTGTAGTAGCAGTTTATAAAGGGAATTTGTGCAGTCATCCAACTGACGTTGTGGTGAATGCATCAAATGAGGACTTAAAGCATATTGGTGGCCTTGCTGAGGCCCTTTTAAAAGCTGCAGGGCCAGAACTACAAACAGAATGTGACCGTATTGTGCGGAAACGAGGCCCTTTGCAGCCTGGCCGTGCTGTTATTACAGATCCTGGGAACCTCCCATGTAAACAAGTAATTCATGCTGTTGGGCCCAGGTGGAGGGATCACGAGGCAGAAAAGTGCGTGCGCCTGTTAAAAAGAGCAGTGAAGGAAAGCCTACGCCTGGCTGAAACGTACAATCATCATTCCATAGCCATCCCGGCTATCAGCTCTGGGATATTTGGATTCCCGTTAAAACTGTGTGCACATTCAATTGCAACATCTATCAAGGAAACCTTGGAAGATTCTCCGGGGGAAAGCTGCCTGAAGGAGATTCATCTTGTGGACTTTACAGAAAAAACAGTTCAGGTTCTCACTGATGCCTTGAAAGAAGTGTTTACAGAGAAATCACCCCAACACAGTTTATTGCCTCAGTCCAAAACAGGCCACCAGCCCAGAGAAAGTAGAGGTGCTCAGAACAGAAAGGGTCTCCAGGTGGTAACAACGGATGAAGGTCTGAGTGTCATACTGGAGAAGAGAGACATTCAGGACGCCACA acGGATGTGATCGTAAGCAGCGTTGGCATGGATCTGCGGCTTGGTGTAGGTCCACTTTCTCAAAGTTTGCTGCAGAAGGCTGGACCAACACTCCAGCTTGAGTTCAATGAAGAAAGCCAAAGACAAGTACCTACTCAAGGGTCTGTGTTCCAAACAAGTGGATGTAATCTGGCCTGCAGCTTTCTGTTCCATGCCATTGTTCCTGTATGGGATCAAGGAAGAGGCGCTGCCATGACG acCCTAAAAGACATAGTCAAAAAATGTCTGAAGAAAACCGAAGAGCTGTCTCTACAGTCAATCACGTTCCCAGCAATTGGGACTGGTGGGTTTAGGTTTCCTAAACCCGTTGTTGCTAAATTAATGTTTGATGAAGTGTTCAAATTCAGTAGTAACCACAATTTGAAGTCTCTTCAGGAAGTTCATTTTCTGTTGCATCCAAGAGATACAGATAATATTCAG GCATTTACAGATGAACTAGAATCTAGGACCAATGGGAATCTCCAGGCTGTATCATCGAGTCCAA TTTCCTCTGGGCGTGTTACAACCCCAGTATTGGGAGTTCATGAAATGCAGCTTGGTTCCATTACATTCCAGGTAGCAACGGGCGATATCACCAAGGAAAATACAGATGTGATTGTAAACATATCAAATTCATCATTTAATGCCAAATCAG GTGTCTTCAAAGCAGTGATGGAAGCTGCCGGACCCCAGGTTGAACTAGAATGTGCTATGCTTG CCTTGCAGCCTCACAGTGGCTTTATAACCACACAAGGTGGAAAGCTGATGTGTGGTAAAATTATTCACCTCGTTCATCAGAAAGATGTTAAAGCTCTGGTCTCTAAAGTGCTCCAGGAGTGTGAACTGAGGAAGTACACATCTGTCGCCTTCCCAGCAATTGGaacag GTCAGGCAGGGCGGAATCCAGCTGAGGTAGCTGAAGAAATGATGGATGCTATAGTTGAGTTTGCAAGTACAAAAGCAGTCCAGcatgtgaaaaaaattaaaatagtcaTCTTCCAGCCACAgatgcaaaatgtattttatgcaagtaTGCAGAAAAGAGAAGGAGATACAATTTCACCAACATCAGAATCATGGCTTTCTAAGTTAACTT CACTTTTAATGGGCAAAAAACGTCCTCCTGGAAAGAAACGTGGATTCGTGCTGGAGAAGAAAATTGAGTTAGCCACATTTCAGATTTGTGGTGAAAGCCAAAAAAATATGGAAGCCACTGAATCTTGGATAAAAAGTctgattttaaaagaacagtatGACAACATTATTTCAGATGAATTAATTGACAGTTTTGGTGAAGCAGAAGCTAAGAAACTAAGTGAACTCCAGAAAAGCCTACATATTACCATTCATGTGGAAACCAAGGAAACTCCTCCTTTCGTTAGAGTTTCGGGTATAACTAGAGATGTCTATGAAGCTTCCATGAAAATTCAAAACATGATCAAAAGAACTAAAGATAACCAAGAAGAACAATCAAAGGCAAAACTTGTCAGCAATTTAGTACAGTGGAAGTATTCCATAAACAAGGTGCATTTCACAGACTTTGACCCTCTGATAAATATGCACTTAGAGGATGCTAAAGTAGCTAAAAAAACTCAAATTAATATCAAACTCCTCAGGAAGGACTACAAGGTAGACATACAAAATCTATGTGCTACAGATGAACAAGGAACAGTTATAATCATTCAGCGTGAGCCAAAGGATGAAG GTAAACAGTTAGTAGCGTTCCCTAAAGAGTGGTGTGATATGAAACAAGAACGTGTCAAAGTGGTTATGATAAATACAGCACAGCAAGACTATCAAGATGTTCAGAAGAAGTTTCTAAAAACCTGCTCCACATTCAAAATAGAGAAG ATTGAAAGGATACAGAATCCTTACCTGTGGCAGACCTACCAAATCAAAAAACAGTCCCTGGACAAAAAGAATAGCAACACAAATAATGAGAATCTCCTATTCCATGGAACACCTAGTTCCTCACTGAGCACAATTAATTACAATGGGTTTAATCGTGGTTTTGCTGGAAAGAATG
- the LOC102931446 gene encoding protein mono-ADP-ribosyltransferase PARP14 isoform X2 has translation MAGEATCPFPLVVEGAWGGSGLPKNLKKKLLCYFQSGKKSGGGECEIQERPGQVLVCFAQEAVRQRVLEKRTHELDLPETGGLKLVVTWPETTGATEEAVFQEELDPKQTLKTAGKAQEQDVQEVLQRKERSAQNSVPHVENIQEHPQTTSSLLVLENIEESVTECMLIMLLETISGLSGDKDFSMEIIPEINAAVVTFLKSIDTVKFLDICAQNNRMKNLKITSRLLELTQSIKAENIPSNVPKDYITIYFESPKNGGGPVLDVKYFCEEKSAIITFCDHKDLNTVLEKQHSLDQTPISVHPYYSSLGTALYGKKRPLIKMPEPIRIPVDPYILQFLQSHDRLIQEINQEMENCQCELKWPQTKCTHPEITLCPSATLSKQRRSMIKLIGTWKEDVSTEFSCVMSKYKAIKCKVNAVVWEAIKNRLAKDGVLTIPDVSKEMVIIAGDMLAVEDVEKELKEHMENAVRETEREKQNTEITVSVPPGKYAILHNAGLEKNIYKEYPCLKISYDAAKKSVGLCGVAAEVYKVKSDILEKVQNMAQKSITIHPQIFQFLQHIDNETLSQSLFVTNQVNAFYQLENDTVLLVGDSPKVLLEAEERMKTELDYKCITLEDREVIKKREWRELTSTLYKTYNAFQETLIMDDLLSLEGDQKVVIAGYSKAVAEAYRKLSVFVDRNTQVQKLIPVQSVAVVQFIEKEKSHICHELRKKDVTINFGTRTSHKSISLSGPKVEVLKGIRLIEQILSSLYSTNVLIDKPGAKAFFRDKERLYVSEAKHQFNCLIRLQEDGEEQREDGNDTTKQLRCKMILQDGVVVAVYKGNLCSHPTDVVVNASNEDLKHIGGLAEALLKAAGPELQTECDRIVRKRGPLQPGRAVITDPGNLPCKQVIHAVGPRWRDHEAEKCVRLLKRAVKESLRLAETYNHHSIAIPAISSGIFGFPLKLCAHSIATSIKETLEDSPGESCLKEIHLVDFTEKTVQVLTDALKEVFTEKSPQHSLLPQSKTGHQPRESRGAQNRKGLQVVTTDEGLSVILEKRDIQDATTDVIVSSVGMDLRLGVGPLSQSLLQKAGPTLQLEFNEESQRQVPTQGSVFQTSGCNLACSFLFHAIVPVWDQGRGAAMTTLKDIVKKCLKKTEELSLQSITFPAIGTGGFRFPKPVVAKLMFDEVFKFSSNHNLKSLQEVHFLLHPRDTDNIQAFTDELESRTNGNLQAVSSSPISSGRVTTPVLGVHEMQLGSITFQVATGDITKENTDVIVNISNSSFNAKSGVFKAVMEAAGPQVELECAMLALQPHSGFITTQGGKLMCGKIIHLVHQKDVKALVSKVLQECELRKYTSVAFPAIGTGQAGRNPAEVAEEMMDAIVEFASTKAVQHVKKIKIVIFQPQMQNVFYASMQKREGDTISPTSESWLSKLTSLLMGKKRPPGKKRGFVLEKKIELATFQICGESQKNMEATESWIKSLILKEQYDNIISDELIDSFGEAEAKKLSELQKSLHITIHVETKETPPFVRVSGITRDVYEASMKIQNMIKRTKDNQEEQSKAKLVSNLVQWKYSINKVHFTDFDPLINMHLEDAKVAKKTQINIKLLRKDYKVDIQNLCATDEQGTVIIIQREPKDEGKQLVAFPKEWCDMKQERVKVVMINTAQQDYQDVQKKFLKTCSTFKIEKIERIQNPYLWQTYQIKKQSLDKKNSNTNNENLLFHGTPSSSLSTINYNGFNRGFAGKNGAVIGNGTYFAVDASYSAQDGYSRPDGSGRKYMYLARVLTGEYCTGKAGLITPPAKNLADPTDLYDSVTDNMVRPSMFVIFNDIQAYPEYLITFRR, from the exons tGAGGCAACGAGTTCTTGAGAAAAGGACCCATGAGCTCGATTTGCCAGAGACAGGAGGATTAAAGCTCGTTGTCACATGGCCTGAAACAACAGGTGCAACCGAAGAGGCCGTGTTTCAGGAAGAGTTGGATCCCAAACAG ACTTTAAAGACAGCAGGCAAAGCCCAGGAGCAAG ATGTGCAGGAAGTCTTGCAAAGAAAGGAACGTTCGGCGCAGAATAGTGTACCCCATGTGGAGAATATTCAAGAACACCCCCAAACGACTTCATCTCTACTTGTGCTTGAAAATATAGAAGAGTCTGTCACAGAATGCATGTTAATTATGCTGTTAGAGACTATCAGTGGCTTATCAGGAGACAAGGACTTCAGTATGGAAATTATACCTGAAATAAATGCTGCCGTagttacctttttaaaaagtatag ATACCGTGAAATTTTTGGACATATGTGCCCAAAACAACAGAATGaaaaacttaaaaattacttCCAGGCTTCTTGAATTGACACAAAGCATCAAGGCTGAAAACATACCATCTAATGTTCCTAAAGATTATATAACGATCTACTTTGAAAGTCCAAAGAATGGAGGTGGCCCAGTATTAGATGTTAAATATTTCTGTGAGGAGAAGTCAGCTATCATTACTTTTTGTGATCACAAAG atcTGAATACTGTCTTGGAAAAGCAGCATTCCCTTGATCAAACACCAATTTCTGTACATCCGTACTACAGTTCTTTGGGTACAGCTCTTTATGGAAAGAAGAGACCACTAATAAAGATGCCAGAACCAATCAGAATCCCAGTGGATCCTTACATCTTGCAGTTTTTACAGAGCCATGATAGATTAATACAAGAAATAAACCAGGAAATGGAAAATTGCCAATGTGAGCTAAAATGGCCCCAAACCAAATGTACACACCCAGAAATTACATTGTGTCCTTCAGCAACTTTGTCTAAACAGAGAAGGTCAATGATTAAATTGATTGGGACTTGGAAAGAGGATGTTTCCACTGAGTTCTCTTGTGTCATGTCAAAGTACAAGGCTATTAAGTGCAAAGTAAATGCAGTGGTTTGGGAAGCCATAAAAAACAGATTGGCGAAGGACGGTGTTTTGACCATACCTGATGTTTCTAAGGAGATGGTTATCATAGCAGGTGACATGTTGGCTGTGGAGGATGTGGAGAAAGAACTGAAAGAACATATGGAAAACGCTGTgagagaaacagaaagggaaaagcaAAATACAGAAATAACTGTGTCAGTTCCCCCAGGAAAGTATGCAATTTTACACAATGCTGGGCTAGAGAAGAATATTTACAAGGAGTACCCATGCTTGAAGATCTCTTATGATGCTGCAAAGAAGTCAGTTGGCCTATGTGGAGTAGCTGCAGAAGTTTATAAAGTCAAAAGTGACAtactggaaaaggtgcagaacaTGGCACAGAAGTCAATTACTATTCATCCTCAGATTTTCCAGTTCCTACAGCACATCGATAATGAAACTCTGTCACAGAGCTTATTTGTGACAAATCAAGTCAATGCCTTTTATCAGCTTGAGAATGATACTGTACTGCTGGTAGGAGACTCTCCTAAAGTTCTCTTAGAAGCAGAAGAACGAATGAAGACAGAGTTAGACTATAAATGCATTACTCTGGAAGACCGAGAAGTCATCAAAAAGAGAGAATGGAGGGAACTCACTAGCACCTTGTACAAGACATATAATGCATTCCAGGAAACTCTAATAATGGATGACCTGCTCTCTCTGGAAGGAGATCAGAAAGTAGTTATTGCTGGTTATTCTAAAGCTGTAGCAGAAGCTTATCGAAAGCTTTCTGTGTTTGTAGATAGAAACACACAGGTGCAAAAATTAATCCCAGTTCAGTCTGTGGCAGTTGTACAGTTCATAGAGAAGGAAAAATCCCACATTTGTCATGAATTGAGAAAGAAAGATGTGACGATTAATTTTGGCACACGGACTTCACATAAAAGTATTTCCCTGAGTGGACCAAAGGTAGAAGTATTGAAGGGCATCCGCCTGATTGAACAAATTCTGTCTTCGCTATATTCTACAAATGTGTTAATTGATAAACCGGGAGCCAAAgcatttttcagagacaaagaacGCTTGTATGTTAGTGAGGCAAAGCATCAATTTAACTGTCTGATCAGGCTGCAAGAAGATGGAGAAGAACAAAGAGAGGATGGTAATGATACGACAAAACAGCTCCGCTGTAAAATGATCCTGCAAGATGGAGTTGTAGTAGCAGTTTATAAAGGGAATTTGTGCAGTCATCCAACTGACGTTGTGGTGAATGCATCAAATGAGGACTTAAAGCATATTGGTGGCCTTGCTGAGGCCCTTTTAAAAGCTGCAGGGCCAGAACTACAAACAGAATGTGACCGTATTGTGCGGAAACGAGGCCCTTTGCAGCCTGGCCGTGCTGTTATTACAGATCCTGGGAACCTCCCATGTAAACAAGTAATTCATGCTGTTGGGCCCAGGTGGAGGGATCACGAGGCAGAAAAGTGCGTGCGCCTGTTAAAAAGAGCAGTGAAGGAAAGCCTACGCCTGGCTGAAACGTACAATCATCATTCCATAGCCATCCCGGCTATCAGCTCTGGGATATTTGGATTCCCGTTAAAACTGTGTGCACATTCAATTGCAACATCTATCAAGGAAACCTTGGAAGATTCTCCGGGGGAAAGCTGCCTGAAGGAGATTCATCTTGTGGACTTTACAGAAAAAACAGTTCAGGTTCTCACTGATGCCTTGAAAGAAGTGTTTACAGAGAAATCACCCCAACACAGTTTATTGCCTCAGTCCAAAACAGGCCACCAGCCCAGAGAAAGTAGAGGTGCTCAGAACAGAAAGGGTCTCCAGGTGGTAACAACGGATGAAGGTCTGAGTGTCATACTGGAGAAGAGAGACATTCAGGACGCCACA acGGATGTGATCGTAAGCAGCGTTGGCATGGATCTGCGGCTTGGTGTAGGTCCACTTTCTCAAAGTTTGCTGCAGAAGGCTGGACCAACACTCCAGCTTGAGTTCAATGAAGAAAGCCAAAGACAAGTACCTACTCAAGGGTCTGTGTTCCAAACAAGTGGATGTAATCTGGCCTGCAGCTTTCTGTTCCATGCCATTGTTCCTGTATGGGATCAAGGAAGAGGCGCTGCCATGACG acCCTAAAAGACATAGTCAAAAAATGTCTGAAGAAAACCGAAGAGCTGTCTCTACAGTCAATCACGTTCCCAGCAATTGGGACTGGTGGGTTTAGGTTTCCTAAACCCGTTGTTGCTAAATTAATGTTTGATGAAGTGTTCAAATTCAGTAGTAACCACAATTTGAAGTCTCTTCAGGAAGTTCATTTTCTGTTGCATCCAAGAGATACAGATAATATTCAG GCATTTACAGATGAACTAGAATCTAGGACCAATGGGAATCTCCAGGCTGTATCATCGAGTCCAA TTTCCTCTGGGCGTGTTACAACCCCAGTATTGGGAGTTCATGAAATGCAGCTTGGTTCCATTACATTCCAGGTAGCAACGGGCGATATCACCAAGGAAAATACAGATGTGATTGTAAACATATCAAATTCATCATTTAATGCCAAATCAG GTGTCTTCAAAGCAGTGATGGAAGCTGCCGGACCCCAGGTTGAACTAGAATGTGCTATGCTTG CCTTGCAGCCTCACAGTGGCTTTATAACCACACAAGGTGGAAAGCTGATGTGTGGTAAAATTATTCACCTCGTTCATCAGAAAGATGTTAAAGCTCTGGTCTCTAAAGTGCTCCAGGAGTGTGAACTGAGGAAGTACACATCTGTCGCCTTCCCAGCAATTGGaacag GTCAGGCAGGGCGGAATCCAGCTGAGGTAGCTGAAGAAATGATGGATGCTATAGTTGAGTTTGCAAGTACAAAAGCAGTCCAGcatgtgaaaaaaattaaaatagtcaTCTTCCAGCCACAgatgcaaaatgtattttatgcaagtaTGCAGAAAAGAGAAGGAGATACAATTTCACCAACATCAGAATCATGGCTTTCTAAGTTAACTT CACTTTTAATGGGCAAAAAACGTCCTCCTGGAAAGAAACGTGGATTCGTGCTGGAGAAGAAAATTGAGTTAGCCACATTTCAGATTTGTGGTGAAAGCCAAAAAAATATGGAAGCCACTGAATCTTGGATAAAAAGTctgattttaaaagaacagtatGACAACATTATTTCAGATGAATTAATTGACAGTTTTGGTGAAGCAGAAGCTAAGAAACTAAGTGAACTCCAGAAAAGCCTACATATTACCATTCATGTGGAAACCAAGGAAACTCCTCCTTTCGTTAGAGTTTCGGGTATAACTAGAGATGTCTATGAAGCTTCCATGAAAATTCAAAACATGATCAAAAGAACTAAAGATAACCAAGAAGAACAATCAAAGGCAAAACTTGTCAGCAATTTAGTACAGTGGAAGTATTCCATAAACAAGGTGCATTTCACAGACTTTGACCCTCTGATAAATATGCACTTAGAGGATGCTAAAGTAGCTAAAAAAACTCAAATTAATATCAAACTCCTCAGGAAGGACTACAAGGTAGACATACAAAATCTATGTGCTACAGATGAACAAGGAACAGTTATAATCATTCAGCGTGAGCCAAAGGATGAAG GTAAACAGTTAGTAGCGTTCCCTAAAGAGTGGTGTGATATGAAACAAGAACGTGTCAAAGTGGTTATGATAAATACAGCACAGCAAGACTATCAAGATGTTCAGAAGAAGTTTCTAAAAACCTGCTCCACATTCAAAATAGAGAAG ATTGAAAGGATACAGAATCCTTACCTGTGGCAGACCTACCAAATCAAAAAACAGTCCCTGGACAAAAAGAATAGCAACACAAATAATGAGAATCTCCTATTCCATGGAACACCTAGTTCCTCACTGAGCACAATTAATTACAATGGGTTTAATCGTGGTTTTGCTGGAAAGAATG